One window of Populus nigra chromosome 5, ddPopNigr1.1, whole genome shotgun sequence genomic DNA carries:
- the LOC133693708 gene encoding NEDD8-conjugating enzyme Ubc12-like isoform X1, whose translation MIRLFKVKEKQRELAENANGGVPIKKQTAGELRLHKDISELNLPTSCNMMFPNGKDDLMNFEVSIRPDEGYYLGGMFLFSFQVSPIYPHEAPKVKCKTKVYHPNIDLEGNVCLNILREDWKPVLSINTIIYGLYHLFTEPNCEDPLNHDAAAVLRDNPKMFESHVRRALAGGYVGQTFFPRCI comes from the exons ATGATTCGGCTATTTAAAGTGAAGGAAAAGCAGAGAGAACTTGCTGAAAATGCTAATGGTGGTGTACCGATCAAGAAGCAAACTGCTGGAGAATTGCGTCTTCATAAGG ATATTTCTGAGTTGAACCTACCTACATCATGCAACATGATGTTCCCCAATGGCAAGGACGACCTTATGAACTTTGAGGTTTCTATCCGACCAGATGAAGGATATTATTT AGGTGGAatgtttttgttctcttttcaaGTTTCACCAATCTATCCACATGAAGCACCGAAAGTTAAGTGCAAGACCAAG GTCTACCATCCAAACATCGATTTAGAAGGAAATGTCTGCCTCAATATCTTGCGAGAAGATTGGAAACCTGTCCTCAGTATAAACACTATCATTTACGGATTATATCATCTCTTCACG GAACCAAATTGCGAGGATCCTCTTAATCATGATGCTGCTGCAGTGTTGAGGGATAACCCTAAGATGTTTGAATCTCATGTGAGAAGGGCTTTGGCAGGCGGGTATGTGGGACAAACCTTCTTTCCACGATGTATTTAG
- the LOC133693708 gene encoding NEDD8-conjugating enzyme Ubc12-like isoform X2: protein MISPAQKDISELNLPTSCNMMFPNGKDDLMNFEVSIRPDEGYYLGGMFLFSFQVSPIYPHEAPKVKCKTKVYHPNIDLEGNVCLNILREDWKPVLSINTIIYGLYHLFTEPNCEDPLNHDAAAVLRDNPKMFESHVRRALAGGYVGQTFFPRCI from the exons ATGATTTCTCCTGCACAGAAAG ATATTTCTGAGTTGAACCTACCTACATCATGCAACATGATGTTCCCCAATGGCAAGGACGACCTTATGAACTTTGAGGTTTCTATCCGACCAGATGAAGGATATTATTT AGGTGGAatgtttttgttctcttttcaaGTTTCACCAATCTATCCACATGAAGCACCGAAAGTTAAGTGCAAGACCAAG GTCTACCATCCAAACATCGATTTAGAAGGAAATGTCTGCCTCAATATCTTGCGAGAAGATTGGAAACCTGTCCTCAGTATAAACACTATCATTTACGGATTATATCATCTCTTCACG GAACCAAATTGCGAGGATCCTCTTAATCATGATGCTGCTGCAGTGTTGAGGGATAACCCTAAGATGTTTGAATCTCATGTGAGAAGGGCTTTGGCAGGCGGGTATGTGGGACAAACCTTCTTTCCACGATGTATTTAG